In the genome of Zygosaccharomyces rouxii strain CBS732 chromosome G complete sequence, the window TCCATTCCAAACTTCTATCTAAAGGTTTTGTATCCAAACTGATAGTGATTAACAAATCATACGTTAAAGTGTTACTGAATGATGCGGGGAAGAATCAAGCAGAGCACAATGGGCATGATTACTATCACTTTACTTTGGGATCTGTCGATAGTTTTGAGCACAAGTTGCAAAAAGCTCAGGATGATTTAAAAATTGAGCAAGATTTCCGCGTGCCTGTCGTCTACGTACAAGAAGGAAACTGGTCCCGTGCCATGATGCAACTCCTGCCGACCGCTCTGATGATTGCCGGTATCATATGGTTAACCCGTAAATCTGCATCTGCCGCTGGTGGAGGTCGTGGTGGTATCTTTGGTATGGGTCGTTCCAAAGCCAAACAATTCAACACTGAAACTGATGTCAAAGTCAAATTTAAGGACGTAGCAGGTTGTGATGAagccaaagaagaaattgaggAGTTTGTGAgctttttgaaagaaccTTCTAGGTATGAGAAGATGGGGGCTAAAATCCCAAGGGGTGCTATTCTATCAGGTGCACCAGGTACTGGTAAGACATTATTGGCTAAGGCAACTGCTGGTGAAGCTGGTGTTCCCTTCTATTTCGTTTCTGGTTCTGAATTTGTGGAAATGtttgttggtgttggtgcCTCAAGAGTTAGGGACCTTTTCAAGACTGCTAGGGAGAATGCGCCATCCATGATCTtcgttgatgaaattgatgccATCGGTAAAGCTAGACAGAAGGGTAATTTTTCAGGTGCTAATGACGAAAGAGAAAACACTTTAAACCAATTGCTTGTGGAGATGGATGGTTTCACACCAGCAGATCATGTAGTTGTTCTTGCTGGTACTAACAGACCTGATATACTGGACAGAGCTTTGCTAAGACCTGGAAGATTTGACAGACATGTTAACATTGACAAGCCTGAATTATCTGGTCGTCAAGCCATTTTTGAAGTTCATCTCAAGAAAATCAAACTGGCTGGTgatatctttgatttgaagaacAGACTTGCCGCATTAACCCCAGGGTTTTCCGGTGCTGATATCGCCAATGCATGTAACGAAGCAGCCTTGATTGCCGCTAGAAACGAATCCGATTCCGTGAAACTGGTACATTTTGAACAAGCTATTGAAAGGGTCATTGGTGGTGTGGAAAGAAACACTAAGCTTTTATCCcctgaagaaaaaaagatagTTGCATACCACGAAGCTGGTCATGCTGTTTGTGGTtggtttttgaaatttgctGATCCTCTTTTGAAGGTGAGTATCATTCCTCGTGGTCAAGGTGCCCTAGGTTATGCTCAATATTTGCCCGGTGATATCTACTTGCTTTCCGAACAACAACTAAAGGATAGAATGACAATGGCACTTGGTGGTAGGGTTTCTGAAGAATTACACTTTAGCAGTGTGACCAGTGGTGCATCTGACGATCTGAAGAAAGTGACACGTATGGCAACGGCCATGGTTACACAATTAGGTATGAGTCCCAAGATTGGCTGGATAAATTACCAGAGaaaagatgaaagtgatTTGACCAAACCATTTTCCTCGGAAACGGGAGACGTGATTGATTCTGAAGTGTTTAGAATAGTACAAGAGTGTCATGACAGGTGTACGCAACTTTTGAAAGAGCAGGCTAGTTCGGTTGAGAAGGTGGCTCAACTGCTTCTCGAGAAGGAAGTATTGACTAGAGAAGATATGATTAGCATGCTGGGTAAAAGACCTTTCCCAGAGAGAAGCGATGCCTTTGACAAGTACTTAAACGAAAATGAGACTAGAAagatagaagaaaaagaacaagaaaatacTGACGGCGAGAAACCAAATTCACCAGCTTAATCCACTGAATTATTTCCCATTAAATACGTGTACATataaaattttcaattacATTCTCTGTGTAAATAGCGAgcactactactaccatTACTACATTTAATCGCTTTGACATAAAATGGTTTTCGggattttgaagaactaGAAACCCGACGAATGGTTGTAAAGCTAAAAGAATCGTTGGTATAAAGAGCAATGTCCATTGTTTAGGTATTCTCGTACGTTGTAAGACTACAGCTAAGGCTGAAATATactttaatttcttttgacGATGGATGACGATACTGCACCGCTGATTCCTCCAGAATCtagagatgaagaaagcCTAGAAGCTGAATATCATCGCTACAATCTATCTCTTCCGAAACTACCGATATTGACTTCACTATGGCTGGGAAGCTTTATTGGTTCCCTTGATGGTACTATTGTTGCCAATATTATGAACAGAGtagctgaagaatttgaagaatcagaCAAAAAACAATGGATTGCCACGAGTTTCCTTTTAACGAATACCGCTTTCCAGCCACTTTATGGTAAACTATCAGATATTACAGGCAGAAGATTTGCCCTTTTAACAGcccatttcttctttggattAGGTTGTCTGCTGACATGTTTTGCACAAAGTGTGGAACAATTTGCATTGGCAAGAGCTATTTGTGGTATTGGAGGTGGCGGTATCAATGCCTGTAGCAGTATCGCTGTAAGTGACATATGTACTGCCAAGGAACGCGGATCTTATCAAGGTTATGCTAATATTGTCTTTGGCACAGGACAGATGTTAGGTGGACCCATCGGTGGACTTTTGATAGACACGATTGGTTGGAGAGCTATCTTTGCAGTACAAGTACCTATTATAATGTTTTGCTCATTTTTGACATACAAGAATATTACTATTAAGCTGAGCCATATACCTCCAGTATCTGAGAGGTTTACTTGGATGAATCTGTCACGGATCGACATCATGGGCTCTTCTTCGTTGGTAGTGGTTATATGTGGTATTCTATTCATTTGCTCTACTAATTGGAACAAGGTCATACTTTCCACCTTTACCATTGTTGGGTTTTTATTCTTCATCGTAACAGAAACATATTTTGCCAAAGAATGTATTTTACCGCTCAAACTATTGAAGGGAGCTTCCGGACTCTGTTCATTGGTCACTGTTCTCTCATCATTTATAACTTTTGGTGAAATATTCAGGGCTCCTATTTACTACCAGGTCGTTCAGGATATGAGCGTTACCAAGACTGGTCTCTTTGTCCTCTTCCCGGCTGTTTCGGTGGCCGTTGGATCCGTTGTTACAGGCACTGCTTTGAGACATACTAAGCTAGATTTGGGACACTACTGCTATTTGATTATACTCAGAAGTATTTTCACTCAACTAATAGGGCTGCTTCTCGCTTATGTAGTCATCAATGGTACGGAACCTACAATTGGCGCAAGTTCTAGCACTTTTGCTGTCCACTGGTTCCAATTCAGTAGTGACTCAATCTGGTGGAAAATCTTACTGGTATCTGCAGGCTGTATGGTCAGTTATGGATATTCAGGACTCTTAGTTGCCACACTTGTGAGTATTGTGTGTtctgttgaaaaatctgaacAAGCTACCCTGACGGGAATTTTCTACCTCTGGAGATCAATTGGTAGCGTTCTAGGCACTTCGTTGACGTTAGTGATCTATGAAAACAGTCTAACCAAATCATTATGGGGAGCCATGTTCGGTTCGAGAAATGATGATTCATATCACTACACAAAGAAGGAATATTATAATCTGATTGGCGATTCAAGTTATTTGAGATCACACTTCCCTGttcaatccattgaatATTTGCTCAAAGCGTACAGGGGTTCGTTTCTCATCTCATATCTACCCAGTATCGGACTAGCCATCCTCGGTATTGTTACTTCGTGGGTGCTCATTACAGTGAATAGGTTTTCACGACAGAAGACATTCTAGCTAATTAAATCTCAACTACATACCAGGCATTATAgactcaattgaatctcTCTCAGCgtcaaaattcttcaattgattcacATTGATATTCAGTTCGCGACATTCTTCCTTAAAGCTTGACCTCATAAATGGTTTAAAGGGATATTTTAAGAAATACATGATCAAGgcattttgtaaatcaaCAGACATCTGATTCCTCATGGCATACAGTCTAAGGGCAAAGCACATGCTTTTGCAAGTTACTTCCACCGGCACGCCGACCCAACCGCTACATAATCCTGGTATAATCAACGTATCCACATTTAAGGATATACTACTGGCCAAAGAATTCCAAGTTGCATTGAAAACAGGTTCATAACCAGTTCTCATAGGGAAATTGGGGTCGTATAAGGGTTTGGAAGGTGCCACCATTGTGGGAACGTGGATGATGTACCTTATACCTCTGTTACCCCAGATCTGCGAGCCGCTACCACTTCCGACCCCTAGATCTACAACTGTAGAAGAACCAACATGATGGTATCCAGGTCCTATCTGCTGCCTAAACCATGACTCAAACTTCTCACCGCCCAGATAATTACGAATGGCTAAATCAAACCCACCACCTAGGTATCCGAACGAATTACCAGGCGAAACGACAGCACAATTAGTAGAACTCTCCCCTTTCAAGAGTGGCTCGAGGCTACCGTGATGAatatgaaattgaaatctaGCTTCAGATGAACTCCTTATGTTTCTTCCGAGAAACTTGACCCACGATTTGCAAATGGCCTCATTAGTATCACAAAGAATGACCTTCATCCCTACTCCGACCAAACTACTATTGCATACAAAGGATGGGATTTTTCAATCCGCAAATACACAAATGCAATAATCCTATTTGCACTGAGTTACCAAGATAATAACTAAGCCATGATTCTGACAATAAAATGCGATGTGGGTTAGATTAAGGCTAAGTTGAAAGTCATGAAAGGGATTGATGATCAAAGGTGCATACTTTGCTAACGATATTGAACCCGAGTAGCGGAGAAGgagtaaaaaaaatgtaAGAAAACAATTACTACTATAACTACCAAAGCATACAAGAACATTAAGGTATTTTAAAGGATTTTGTTCACAGGGAAGAAGCTGTCGTCCAGATTAAGGAGGGCCTGACAGAAAACCAGAGGCCTTCTTTCTCTTACCTctttttattatttctcTTCCGACCTATCCGATTGTCAacaaagttgaaaaaatattaggaaattgaaaaaaaaaaaaataattaaaaaaattaaaaaatagTATCATGAGTAATTGGCTACAATGTTCCCGCCGATGTTTTTGGAATAGGACCAATTATGGTACTAGAGCATTATCGTcatttgacaaaattcCAAGAGCTCCCCCGGATAAAATTTTAGGATTGACTGAGCAATTTAGTAAAGACAAAAATGCCAAGAAAGTTAATTTGACCGTTGGTGTCTACAAAGATAACCAAGGGCTAGTAACTACTTTTCCCACGGTTGCCAAGGCTCAAAAGATATTGGATCAGGATGAAAATATGAATTCGGACCTATCCTATTTGCCCATTATTGGATCCCCAGCTTACAG includes:
- the YTA12 gene encoding m-AAA protease subunit YTA12 (similar to uniprot|P40341 Saccharomyces cerevisiae YMR089C YTA12 Component with Afg3p of the mitochondrial inner membrane m-AAA protease that mediates degradation of misfolded or unassembled proteins and is also required for correct assembly of mitochondrial enzyme complexes) yields the protein MLAISRPCLKLLTRSHARPVISRTLAVRPLLVRNFHPASTLLLRKNSPRNNKNNSGDKDQDNNRHEDATDEDLERVRQEVEKYINSVKDNKNVSLEERRKRIDEGVRRLEETITRQEARDQASQTYETEGEEDRKVKNGNPFTFESKKTDEAHEKTNKKKDNEERKNEEMNAFNDPNGSMSNNIGLFQLGLVFLILSFVLSFFNDVEENREITWQDFHSKLLSKGFVSKLIVINKSYVKVLLNDAGKNQAEHNGHDYYHFTLGSVDSFEHKLQKAQDDLKIEQDFRVPVVYVQEGNWSRAMMQLLPTALMIAGIIWLTRKSASAAGGGRGGIFGMGRSKAKQFNTETDVKVKFKDVAGCDEAKEEIEEFVSFLKEPSRYEKMGAKIPRGAILSGAPGTGKTLLAKATAGEAGVPFYFVSGSEFVEMFVGVGASRVRDLFKTARENAPSMIFVDEIDAIGKARQKGNFSGANDERENTLNQLLVEMDGFTPADHVVVLAGTNRPDILDRALLRPGRFDRHVNIDKPELSGRQAIFEVHLKKIKLAGDIFDLKNRLAALTPGFSGADIANACNEAALIAARNESDSVKLVHFEQAIERVIGGVERNTKLLSPEEKKIVAYHEAGHAVCGWFLKFADPLLKVSIIPRGQGALGYAQYLPGDIYLLSEQQLKDRMTMALGGRVSEELHFSSVTSGASDDLKKVTRMATAMVTQLGMSPKIGWINYQRKDESDLTKPFSSETGDVIDSEVFRIVQECHDRCTQLLKEQASSVEKVAQLLLEKEVLTREDMISMLGKRPFPERSDAFDKYLNENETRKIEEKEQENTDGEKPNSPA
- the VBA1 gene encoding Vba1p (similar to uniprot|Q04301 Saccharomyces cerevisiae YMR088C VBA1 Permease of basic amino acids in the vacuolar membrane) → MDDDTAPLIPPESRDEESLEAEYHRYNLSLPKLPILTSLWLGSFIGSLDGTIVANIMNRVAEEFEESDKKQWIATSFLLTNTAFQPLYGKLSDITGRRFALLTAHFFFGLGCLLTCFAQSVEQFALARAICGIGGGGINACSSIAVSDICTAKERGSYQGYANIVFGTGQMLGGPIGGLLIDTIGWRAIFAVQVPIIMFCSFLTYKNITIKLSHIPPVSERFTWMNLSRIDIMGSSSLVVVICGILFICSTNWNKVILSTFTIVGFLFFIVTETYFAKECILPLKLLKGASGLCSLVTVLSSFITFGEIFRAPIYYQVVQDMSVTKTGLFVLFPAVSVAVGSVVTGTALRHTKLDLGHYCYLIILRSIFTQLIGLLLAYVVINGTEPTIGASSSTFAVHWFQFSSDSIWWKILLVSAGCMVSYGYSGLLVATLVSIVCSVEKSEQATLTGIFYLWRSIGSVLGTSLTLVIYENSLTKSLWGAMFGSRNDDSYHYTKKEYYNLIGDSSYLRSHFPVQSIEYLLKAYRGSFLISYLPSIGLAILGIVTSWVLITVNRFSRQKTF
- the PDL32 gene encoding putative ADP-ribose 1''-phosphate phosphatase (similar to uniprot|Q04299 Saccharomyces cerevisiae YMR087W Putative ADP-ribose-1''-monophosphatase that converts ADP-ribose-1''-monophosphate to ADP-ribose may have a role in tRNA splicing contains an A1pp domain) — its product is MKVILCDTNEAICKSWVKFLGRNIRSSSEARFQFHIHHGSLEPLLKGESSTNCAVVSPGNSFGYLGGGFDLAIRNYLGGEKFESWFRQQIGPGYHHVGSSTVVDLGVGSGSGSQIWGNRGIRYIIHVPTMVAPSKPLYDPNFPMRTGYEPVFNATWNSLASSISLNVDTLIIPGLCSGWVGVPVEVTCKSMCFALRLYAMRNQMSVDLQNALIMYFLKYPFKPFMRSSFKEECRELNINVNQLKNFDAERDSIESIMPGM